In Mycolicibacterium lutetiense, the sequence GACCTCAACCGTTGTTGAGGTGCCAGGCTCGGTGTCATGCCTACCTGGATTTGTACGGGATGCGGTGTGGAACACCCGGATTCCACTATCGAACCCGCCGATGCGTGTGTGTTGACGTCGGAGATCGTCTCGATCGAGGAACGCGGGGACCTACCACCACATGGCACCTGGACGACGCTGGAGGAACTGGCGGCGCAACCTCATCACACCGAACACGTCGACCACGGTCGCGGAGTGCACAGCCTGCGGCGCGCACCCAGGTTCGCCATCGGACACCGCTCGTTCGTGGTGCAGACGGCACATGGAAACCTGCTGTGGGATGCGCCGGGCTACCTCGACGACGAGATCGCCGGCCTCATTCACGGCCTCGGTGGCCTCGATGCCGTCGCCGCGAGCCATCCTCACATGTTCGGTGCTCAACTCAGTTGGAGCCGGGCATTCGGCGGTGTGCCGGTGTATGTGAATGCCCTTGACGAAGAATGGCTTCCGGGCCCCGATCCTCTCATCCAGCTCTGGACCGACGAGCTGGAACCGCTGGCCGGAGTGCGGCTGATTCACGTCGGAGGGCACATGCGGGGCAGTTCGGTGGCGCTGACAGCTGACGGCACGCTGCTGGTGGGGGACACCATTTCCGGCGGACTGGCTCGGAACTGGGTCTCGTTCCAACGGAACTTCCCCAAGCACGTCCCGCTGTCGGCTGCGGTGGTGCGCCGGATCGTGGACCGGCTCGATGAATACGACTACGACCGGCTCTACACCCTCGGCGGCGATGAGATCGACAGCGCCGCCAAGGATGTAGTGCACCGGTCAGGCGAGACTCATATCCGTTGGGTCAGTGGGGAATTCGATCATCTGACCTGATCTAGCGGCCGCGCTTCCGGTCCAAGGCGTCCTCGCGTACCGGGCGCTCGGCCAGCGCCTCCGGGGCGCCGAACAACAGCGGGTAGGCGAGGCCGGCGATGGCGGCACCGACCAGCGGGGCCAACCAGAACGCCCACAGTTGCGCCGGCGCGCCGTTTCCGTTGAAGAACGCGACTGCCGTGGAGCGGGCCGGGTTGACCGAGGTGTTCGAGATCGGGATCGAGATCAAATGGATCAGCGTCAGGGTCAGGCCGATCGACAGACCGGCAAAGCCCTTCGGCGCGCGGTCATCGGTCGAACCGAGGATGACCAGCAGGAACACCGCGGTCAGGATCACCTCGGCCAGCAGTACGGCCGCGAGCGAGTACCCGCCGGGGGAGTGCTCACCGAAGCCGTTGGCAGCCATGTTGCCGGTGGCGGACCAACCGTCCTTGCCGCTGGCGATCACATAGATGGCGAGGCCGGCCAGTAAGCCGCCGACGATCTGTGAAATCCAGTACGGCACAAGGGCTGCCCATTCGACGCGGCGGGCCAAGGCGGCGCCCAGGGTGACTGCCGGGTTGAAATGTCCGCCGGAAATGGTGCCGAAGGCGTAGACGCCGGTCAGAACCGTCAAGCCGAACGCGAGGGCCACCCCGAGGAACCCGATCCCCACAGAGGTACCGTCGGAAACAAACTTCGCGGCGAACACCGCGCTACCGCAACCGCCCAGGACCAGCCAGAACGTCCCGATGAATTCGGCTGCCAATCTATGTGACATGCTCGGCGTACTCATGGCGGTCTCCATCTCTAGATGTGACTAGATGCGATTCACCGCCGAGCGTGTCACGCCAGTAGCTGATGGCAGAGACGTTGTTGCGAAATTGATTGCACAATGAAATTAACGTTGCCGCACCGTTGTCGATCAGCGGTAAGCGGTCAGCCGGGCCACCAGCGCCACCGCGCCGTCGTCACCGACGGCCTGTGCATCAGAGACTCCGGAGCTGCGTCCGGCCCGTAACGTCCTTGCCTCATAACGGGATTCATTGCCGCCACGGAACTGGCGCAGGTAGTTGACCCGCAGCGACGCCGTCCGCCAGGGCTCGCCCCCGTCGTCGCCGAGCGCCGCGGAACCGACGAGTTCCAGGGCGGCCGCCGACACCCCGCCGTGCACGATGCCGATGCTGTTGTTGATCACGGGGTCGGGCAGCTGTCGCAGCGTCGCGGTGCGCCCGCCCGCCTCGGCGACCTCGACCGACATGCGGCCTTCCAAGGTGGCAGGTGGTGTGCCTTCGGCAGTGTCGGTGGGCCACGCGACGACGTGCCCCGGCACGCGGATGTGGAAGGACCGCACCGTTGCCGTCCCCAGCAGTTGGTCGCCGTGGGTCAGCTCGCACAGCCCCAACGACGCCGTCCCCTTCGGGCCGAACGGCCGGGCGGTCGCCACCACCGGAATTTCCGGTGCGGCGGTGACGAGGTCGATTGCATGCGGGGCGAGCTCGATGGCCAGCTCGCTGGACACCGTCCACTCGTCCTCGTCGCGGCGAAGGTGATTGATCAGGCCGCCGATGTGATCGACCAGCATCGCCAGCGGAGCGATGGTCGGCACCCGTGTCAGGGGATTGAGCAGGCCGCCCACGGGTACTGAGGCCACGCAGCGGTCCGGGCTCTCCTCAAGGGTCTCTATGCCCAGGCGGCCCAGCGGGGTATTCAGCGGATAGCGCATCACCGTCAACAGTTACGCCTACGACGGTGGCCATATACCCCATGGGGGTATATGGTGGCGATATGACCACGACCGAACACGCGATGCACGAGCACGAGCACACCGGTCACGCAGAGCACGCGGGCCACGGCGATCACGTCGCCCAGTTCCGGAGGTTGTTCTGGATCATGACGGCGTTGGCCGTGCCGACCGTGGCGCTCTCGCCGATGTTCGCGATGATCCTGGGCTACTCCCTTCCCGAATTCCCCGGCGCACGGTGGATCTCGCCGGTGCTCGGCACCGTGATGTACGTGTGGGGCGGCCGTCCGTTCCTGACCGGGGCGATCAGCGAAATACGTTCGCGTGCACCGGGAATGATGCTCCTGATCGGACTGGCGATCACGGTCGCTTTCCTCTCCTCGTGGGGTGCGAGCCTCGGCATCCTGCACCACCAGTTGGACTTCTGGTGGGAACTCGCACTGCTGATCGTGATCATGCTGCTGGGGCACTGGATCGAGATGAGGTCGCTGGCGCAGACCACGTCCGCCCTCGATTCGTTGGCCGCGCTACTGCCCGATGAGGCCGAACGCGTCGAGGGCGATGGCGACGCCGAACGGGTGGTGACGGTAGATCCATCAGAGCTTCACGTCGGTGACCTGGTGATCGTCCGGCCGGGCGGCAGCGTGCCCGTCGACGGCCGCATCGTCGACGGTGCGGCCGATATGGACGAGTCGATGGTCACCGGGGAGTCGCGCACGGTGCGGCGTAGTGCCGGTGACGACATTGTCGCGGGCACCGTCGCCACCGACTCCGGGCTGAGGATCCGGGTCACCGCGGTCGGCGACGACACCGCTCTCGCGGGCATCCAGCGGCTGGTGGGCGAGGCGATGAATTCCTCTTCGCGCGCACAACGGTTGGCCGACCGGGCCGCGGGCTGGTTGTTCTGGTTCGCCCTGGGATCCGCGGTGCTGACGGCGCTGGTGTGGACCCTGCTGGACAACCCCGATCAGGCGGTGATCCGCACGATCACGGTGCTGGTGATCGCGTGCCCGCACGCCCTCGGCCTGGCGATCCCGCTGGTGGTGTCGATCGCGACCGAGCGGGCCGCCCGAGGCGGCGTGCTGATCAAGGATCGTCTGGCACTGGAAACCATGCGCACCGTCGGGGCAGTGCTGTTCGACAAGACGGGAACCCTCACCAAGGGTGAGCCGACCGTCACCGAGGTGGCGACCACCGGAGGTTCGGAGAACGAACTGCTGGCGCTGGCGGCGGCCGCCGAGGCCGACTCCGAACACCCGTTGGCTCGCGCCATCGTCGCAGCGGCCCGGCGCCGCGGCCTCGACGTAGCGCCGGCGACTGACTTCAGCTCGTCACCTGCGGTGGGCGTCAGCGCCCTGGTCGGTGGGCAGCGG encodes:
- a CDS encoding MBL fold metallo-hydrolase; this translates as MPTWICTGCGVEHPDSTIEPADACVLTSEIVSIEERGDLPPHGTWTTLEELAAQPHHTEHVDHGRGVHSLRRAPRFAIGHRSFVVQTAHGNLLWDAPGYLDDEIAGLIHGLGGLDAVAASHPHMFGAQLSWSRAFGGVPVYVNALDEEWLPGPDPLIQLWTDELEPLAGVRLIHVGGHMRGSSVALTADGTLLVGDTISGGLARNWVSFQRNFPKHVPLSAAVVRRIVDRLDEYDYDRLYTLGGDEIDSAAKDVVHRSGETHIRWVSGEFDHLT
- the aqpZ gene encoding aquaporin Z gives rise to the protein MSTPSMSHRLAAEFIGTFWLVLGGCGSAVFAAKFVSDGTSVGIGFLGVALAFGLTVLTGVYAFGTISGGHFNPAVTLGAALARRVEWAALVPYWISQIVGGLLAGLAIYVIASGKDGWSATGNMAANGFGEHSPGGYSLAAVLLAEVILTAVFLLVILGSTDDRAPKGFAGLSIGLTLTLIHLISIPISNTSVNPARSTAVAFFNGNGAPAQLWAFWLAPLVGAAIAGLAYPLLFGAPEALAERPVREDALDRKRGR
- a CDS encoding PaaI family thioesterase, which translates into the protein MRYPLNTPLGRLGIETLEESPDRCVASVPVGGLLNPLTRVPTIAPLAMLVDHIGGLINHLRRDEDEWTVSSELAIELAPHAIDLVTAAPEIPVVATARPFGPKGTASLGLCELTHGDQLLGTATVRSFHIRVPGHVVAWPTDTAEGTPPATLEGRMSVEVAEAGGRTATLRQLPDPVINNSIGIVHGGVSAAALELVGSAALGDDGGEPWRTASLRVNYLRQFRGGNESRYEARTLRAGRSSGVSDAQAVGDDGAVALVARLTAYR
- a CDS encoding heavy metal translocating P-type ATPase — translated: MTTTEHAMHEHEHTGHAEHAGHGDHVAQFRRLFWIMTALAVPTVALSPMFAMILGYSLPEFPGARWISPVLGTVMYVWGGRPFLTGAISEIRSRAPGMMLLIGLAITVAFLSSWGASLGILHHQLDFWWELALLIVIMLLGHWIEMRSLAQTTSALDSLAALLPDEAERVEGDGDAERVVTVDPSELHVGDLVIVRPGGSVPVDGRIVDGAADMDESMVTGESRTVRRSAGDDIVAGTVATDSGLRIRVTAVGDDTALAGIQRLVGEAMNSSSRAQRLADRAAGWLFWFALGSAVLTALVWTLLDNPDQAVIRTITVLVIACPHALGLAIPLVVSIATERAARGGVLIKDRLALETMRTVGAVLFDKTGTLTKGEPTVTEVATTGGSENELLALAAAAEADSEHPLARAIVAAARRRGLDVAPATDFSSSPAVGVSALVGGQRVQVGGPALLEQAAQAPLPGTARWEGATVLHVLVDGDVAGALALADEIRPESRQAVDALHDLGVEVVMITGDAAPVASSVAADLGIDRVFAGVRPEDKAAKVIELQGEGLTVAMVGDGVNDAPALAAADVGIAIGAGTDVAIASAGVILASSDPRSVLSVIELSRQSYRKMKQNLWWAAGYNLISVPLAAGVAAPLGFVMPMSVGALLMSASTVVVALNAQSLRRLDLRPEAGVRSVARASGR